A segment of the Populus alba chromosome 9, ASM523922v2, whole genome shotgun sequence genome:
AAATGGGTTGTCTCAGGTTTTGTTAGGGGACATAATCATGAGTTGGTCCCTCTTGATCAGGTGCATTGCCTCCGTTCACACAGGCAAATATCTGGCCCTGCTAAGACTTTGATCGATACATTGCAGGCTGCGGGAATGGGCCCTCGTAGGATTATGTCTGCCTTGATTAAGGAGTATGGTGGAATTAGCAAAGTTGGATTTACAGAGGTTGATTGCAGGAACTACATGAGGAACAATCGTCAGAAGAGCATGGAAGGAGACATCCAGCTCCTTTTGGATTATTTGAGGCAAATGCACAATGAGAACCCCAATTTCTTTTATGCTCTCCAGGGGGGTGATGACCAGTTCACGGGCAATGTGTTCTGGTCTGATCCAAGAGCTAGGGCAAACTACAGTTATTTTGGAGACACTGTTACGTTTGACACCACATACAGGTCCAACAGGTATCGCTTGCCCTTTGCGCCCTTCACTGGTGTTAACCATCATGGACAGCCTGTTTTGTTTGGTTGTGCTTTCTTATTGAATGAGACTGAAGCGTCATTTATTTGGCTGTTTCAGACGTGGCTCACGGCAATGTCAGGCCATCATCCAGTGTCGATCACCACCGATCAGGATGCAGTAATAAGTTCAGCCATCATGCAGGTCTTCCCCGAGACTCGACATCGCTTTTGCAAATGGCATATCTTCAAGAAATGCCAGGAGAAGTTGTCCTATGTGTTACTCAAACATCCAAGTTTTGAGGCAGATTTTCATAAATGTGTTAACCTCACTGATTCGATTGAGGAATTTGAATCCTGCTGGTTGTCGCTTGTTGATAGATATGAACTCTGGCATCATGAGTGGCTTCAAACAATATATTCTGATCGCAGGCAGTGGGTCCCTGTGTATCTGCGTGATGCTTTTTTTGCAGAGATGTCTATAACTCAGCGAAGTGATAGCATGAACTCATACTTTGATGGTTACGTGAATGCTTCAACCAATCTGAGCCATTTCTTTAAGCTGTATGAGAAAGCTATAGAGAGTCGAAATGAAAAGGAAGTAAAAGCAGATTATGATACGATGAACACAAACCCAGTTTTGAAGACCCCATCTCCAATGGAGAAACAAGCATCCGGGCATTACACTAGAAAATTGTTTGCAAGATTTCAAGAGGAGCTAGTTGGGACGCTAACTTTCATGGCATCCAAAGCAGAAGATGATGGGGAGAGCATTATGTACCAAGTTGCCAAGTTTGGGGAAGATCATAAAGCTTACTATGTTAAATTCAATGTTTTGGAGATGAAGGCGAGATGTAGCTGCCAGATGTTTGAGTTCTCTGGTCTTCTATGCAGACATGTGTTGGCAGTCTTTAGAGTCACCAATGTGCTTACCCTCCCATCTCATTACATTTTGAAACGATGGACAAGAAATGCCAAGAGCAATGTCATATTGGAAGAACACCCCACTGATGTATATAATGGCTATCTCGAATCTCATACTGTTCGATATAACACCCTACGCCATGAGGCTTTCAAATTTGTAGACGAAGGATCCAAGTCCCTAGACACCTACAATGTGGCAATGGGTGCTCTGCAAGAGGCCACAACAATAGTTGCACTGGCAACCAAGATTGAGGGGAGAACTAGTGTTGTGAATAGACGGAATAGAGGGGACATGGCAGGCAATGGGATTAGGGCTAATTATACCAGTGGGAATCATCTGGGGAGCTCTGGCCAAATTTTGTCGGAGGTTAGAATCATTTTCCATTTACCACGCTTCATGTTTCAtccattttcttgcaatcacATGATGTCAATTGATTTCATTTATTACTGTCTACTGCTTTATTTCTCCACGGACCTACATGTATATACCATTTTTCTACCATCTAcgtttattttctgtttttctctCCATCTTGATGACCCaaaattttgatgtaaaaattaTCATGACTAGCTTCTATTTAGCGATCCAATGGCATCTGAGTTTATGACCACTTTCAGAACCTCATCCTCCTTATGACaatcactaaaaaaatgataatcgcCGGCCTTTGTCCATGCATGTACACTCAAGCTTTTGAAACCCTTGCAAACATGTTGGCCTACTGGCATTCTTTCCCTGTCTGTGGTTTTTGGTAGGGTAAGTTGCTTAAGAGCCCTtgatattctttctttttcaatgtTAGTAATGTTAAAACATAGATATGGTCATGGTCATTTAATCATGGAAATGTCACTAGAATCATTAACTGAGTGCATCCTAAATTTTGGAAATTTAGATCTCATTGACCTCCTGAAGACCCGTATTGAGTTATTGCCCTGAGTAGATGTcctgaaagaaaaacaaaggtcAAATCCATACATCAGGGAAACTATGTCTCTTGATTGTGGTGACTTCATTatgaaatcctaaaaaaaattacttccaTTTATGGCATTATAAGTAGACGTTTTGGAAAATACAAGGAGAAAGGCACATATAATTTGCAACTCAACCTGAAAGTTTGGCTTCACTAAAAAGGCTTCTTAACCGGCACAAGTCCTATGCAAATTTGGGTGTGGaatgttttctttgtttcttttgtaagAGTGAAATCTTATACTGTTTTTCAGACGCATTGTAGGTTTTCTTTTGAGATCCTCTGCATGTCAGTTAGTGCTCGCATTTCTTATATGGCAGTGCAACAAGATATCTGTATTATGATGGTCTTAGGCCTGTTTTCAACTGTCTTCTCATTGTTGCTATTTTGCAGAAGGATATGGACAAGAAAATCCAAGAACTTAGAGATGAACTGGAGCATGCAAATCGAAAGTGTGAAGTATACCGAGCTAACCTCCTTTCAGTTTTAAAAGATATTGAGGATCATAAGCTACAGTTGTCAATTAAAGTACAAAGCATAAAGATTAGTATGAAAGACAGCATCTGAAGGTGCAATAGAACTTTACCATGTAGTTTCGTTTgtaatctcttctttttttttctttctcctcccaATCAATTGAAAGTCCAAGTACTTCAATGGTGCTCTGTGGATGAGGTTGATTTTGACCTTTTCAGTGCTTTAGAGATCGTGGAAGCTTTCAATTTATCTTATCTTGTACAGTGCACTTATTGTCTTTAGATCTATACAAGGAAGCAatgatttcttcaattttaggCAGATGCATGGCCAAAAGTTGTGTAACATGTTTAGAGAAATTGTTTTCCCAGCATCTCTCAGCTGCACCATGAAATACATGCAGGATCTCTGAAGTGCATCGTTCATTGGTTTTTAGTGTCTTTATTTACAACACTGCATGTCTGTTCACTCTGTCCGGCTTCTTTCGAAATACTGCTTTATGCATACACAATCACAGGAAAATTAACAGATCAATCTTAAGCATTGATTACAGCCATAATGTAGTTAGATACATAAGTGATGCTGCCCAAAAGGCAATGCTCCTTATGATGGGTTTGAAACTCGGATAATGATAAGTACAGCAGTTATCATGTTGATCATTTACCAGCAAAATGACCGGTAAGGCAAGCAAGGATGAAGAAAAGCAGCATCAAGGACACTTTATTCCTCGATTTTCCTCGTTCCTTCATTTTCAGGCGTGCAAATTGTCTGTGGATCCATAAACTGTTTTTTAGATAAGCTGAAGCGTCTAGCTTCTTATAAGATGATCGTATAAGGTCAGATAGAAAACCGTAGGCGGGTCATTAATTCTCCAGCCATCCCTGTATAACGGATTCCTTCCGGGACCAAGATTCACCAACCATTCCGCTGCAAAATTCCCTTCTCCAAGAGCATGTGGAACTGTAACTGCCCAGCCCCATGTCAATGCATCCTTCACTCTAGAAACCAAAGCATAACTGGTGTCCACTGTGGAGTCCTGCTTCGTAATCATGTCGAGTACTAAACATGAGTCCGACTCCAGAAGTATCTTCAAGGACCAGGCAAGTTGTAATCCAGTTATTGCTGCCCACAGCTGCTGCATTGCCACGATTTCCTTTGCTGCACCCATCCATGCACATTTATTTTCACCTAGTCTAGGCGAGGGAGTGCACCTCCATCCAATTAACCTCACGTTTTTGTTCTGCAATAACACCTTCTCTTCATCTTTTGTTGCAGATACACTACCAGACACCATGCAGCGGGCTAGTATTAAACTCAGTGCTCTCACCAAAAATCCTCCGATTTCTAGCTTTCCACAGATACTTCAGCAACCATGTTCCCATctctgaattaaaaataaaagacccTCCTGTACTGCGGCTATAGGGGTGAAGTCCATGTGCTACGTGCTACAAAGCAATCTCTCAACACATGCATGGTGTCCTCCCTGACTGAAGGGCAAATTAAGATGGCAGCAAGCATTATCAGTCAGATGCCTAGCTACTCTTTGATTATTAGTCGGCAATTTGTTATGAGCCACTAGCCACAAGAAGTTTCTGATTCTCTCAGGCCCTTTCCAACGCCAAATCAGCCTCCATATCGGTTCCACTGGGCTTCGGGAGGTAGCATCCCTCACCTGAAACAAATATACAGATTTGGTTCTGCAATAACACCTTCTCTTCATCTTTTGTTGCAGATACACTACCAGACACCATGCAGCGGGCTAGTATTAAACTCAGTGCTCTCACCAAAAATCCTCCGATTTCTAGCTTTCCACAGATACTTCAGCAACCATGTTCCCATctctgaattaaaaataaaagacccTCCTGTACTGCGGCTATAGGGGTGAAGTCCATGTGCTACGTGCTACAAAGCAATCTCTCAACACATGCATGGTGTCCTCCCTGACTGAAGGGCAAATTAAGATGGCAGCAAGCATTATCAGTCAGATGCCTAGCTACTCTTTGATTATTAGTCGGCAATTTGTTATGAGCCACTAGCCACAAGAAGTTTCTGATTCTCTCAGGCCCTTTCCAACGCCAAATCAGCCTCCATATCGGTTCCACTGGGCTTCGGGAGGTAGCATCCCTCACCTGAAACAAATATACAGATTTGGTTGTGAATCGTCCACTAGAAGATTGTCTCCAATACGATGCATCTTCCTCCAGTTCATTACTAGGAGGTGAATGGCTTGCTAAAACCAACACTATTTGCACCGGGAGAAGATGAGCAAAAAGCTCCCACTACATTGATTTCTCTCATTTACCATGTCCGCTACGGTCGCATTCCCCTCTGCTTCTGACAGTTCGTGAGTTGTATGATGACTTGGAGCCCCATACACGTCTTTCAATTCCAAAAGAGGACTTTCCTTCCATTCCCTGCAGGCCACATTGTTCCTGCCCTCACCTGCGATATAGATTGCTTAATTTCCACAAAGGGCAATTTTTGCCCTTAGCCTTAGGATCAGATGTACATTCCTGTGACCAGCCATACGTGCATCGAAGAACACAAGTCCAAAGACCATTCATGTCATTCATAATGCTCCACCCTAGTTTCATGAAAAAGGCCTTATTCATGCAATGCATATCTCGCATTCCTAAC
Coding sequences within it:
- the LOC118032270 gene encoding protein FAR1-RELATED SEQUENCE 5 encodes the protein MENEALEFDIGLGSGADDDAVDIDIDDDLPSTPPLPLPSSTSTPPTQIYLPEGDLLDLEPYESMEFESEEAAKAFYNSYARRVGFSTRVSSSRRSRRDGAIIQRQFVCAKEGFRNLNEKRTKDREIKRPRVITRVGCKASLSVKMQDSGKWVVSGFVRGHNHELVPLDQVHCLRSHRQISGPAKTLIDTLQAAGMGPRRIMSALIKEYGGISKVGFTEVDCRNYMRNNRQKSMEGDIQLLLDYLRQMHNENPNFFYALQGGDDQFTGNVFWSDPRARANYSYFGDTVTFDTTYRSNRYRLPFAPFTGVNHHGQPVLFGCAFLLNETEASFIWLFQTWLTAMSGHHPVSITTDQDAVISSAIMQVFPETRHRFCKWHIFKKCQEKLSYVLLKHPSFEADFHKCVNLTDSIEEFESCWLSLVDRYELWHHEWLQTIYSDRRQWVPVYLRDAFFAEMSITQRSDSMNSYFDGYVNASTNLSHFFKLYEKAIESRNEKEVKADYDTMNTNPVLKTPSPMEKQASGHYTRKLFARFQEELVGTLTFMASKAEDDGESIMYQVAKFGEDHKAYYVKFNVLEMKARCSCQMFEFSGLLCRHVLAVFRVTNVLTLPSHYILKRWTRNAKSNVILEEHPTDVYNGYLESHTVRYNTLRHEAFKFVDEGSKSLDTYNVAMGALQEATTIVALATKIEGRTSVVNRRNRGDMAGNGIRANYTSGNHLGSSGQILSEKDMDKKIQELRDELEHANRKCEVYRANLLSVLKDIEDHKLQLSIKVQSIKISMKDSI